A window from Sus scrofa isolate TJ Tabasco breed Duroc chromosome 2, Sscrofa11.1, whole genome shotgun sequence encodes these proteins:
- the LOC110259661 gene encoding basic proline-rich protein-like: protein MKPFTTIPLWGQAAARAGQGARPVPPPRAESGPGGGRKRPPPPPRPQRAAPAPARGPPPRSPRGGLLPPSRGSGEGARPRRRRWRRLRLGWLPPRGREAAVSLAPRHPPPPAANPHPGWGEGDANYPGSGSARPPPPRPGPVCTRPLIPGLPCTARPPGPPPSPGSAGRKPGTATGPRQGEPGSRPRLRAGRPRLRAAPRDQPALIGSLARHSPPLLRTAPTRGPRRDGGAAHPGTCSPSSLPPASCNPLPPIPHGAQSWPTPTYARSTE, encoded by the exons ATGAAGCCGTTTACCACCATCCCCTTGTGG GGCCAGGCGGCCGCGCGGGCAGGGCAAGGGGCCAGGCCAGTCCCCCCACCCAGGGCTGAGTCAGGCCCGGGCGGGGGCAGGAAgcggccccctcccccgccccggccgcAGCGCGCGGCCCCCGCTCCGGCCCGCGGGCCCCCACCGCGCAGCCCGCGCGGGGGGCTCCTACCTCCTTCCCGGGGCAGCGGCGAGGGGGCCCGGccccggcggcggcggtggcggcggctgcGGCTGGGCTGGCTCCCTCCGAGGGGCCGGGAGGCGGCAGTGAGCCTGGCCCCGCGCCACCCCCCGCCGCCGGCGGCCAATCCCCACCCGGGCTGGGGGGAGGGCGATGCAAATTACCCCGGATCTGGGTCCGCCCGCCCGCCTCCCCCACGCCCGGGCCCAGTCTGCACTAGGCCGCTCATCCCCGGACTCCCCTGCACCGCGCGGCCGCCTGGGCCGCCGCCCTCCCCAGGGAGCGCGGG CCGGAAGCCGGGGACCGCCACCGGCCCCCGGCAAGGGGAGCCCGGCTCCAGGCCCCGCCTCCGGGCCGGCAGGCCCCGCCTCCGGGCCGCGCCGCGCGATCAGCCCGCGCTCATTGGCTCGCTAGCCCGCCACTCACCGCCCCTCCTCCGCACCGCCCCTACCCGCGGGCCGCGGCGGGACGGCGGCGCGGCGCACCCTGGGACTTGTAGTCCGAGCAGCCTGCCACCTGCCAGCTGCAA ccccctcccccccatcccccatggAGCTCAATCCTGGCCAACTCCAACGTATGCACGCAGCACCGAATAG
- the LOC110259362 gene encoding vegetative cell wall protein gp1-like → MQTGKLRLRDPQGADCTREPSPSAYCVQRAVGRGGSGSSHCSSPLPPPPSPAGPLPRPGRKWEKWTGKKSWAEPTPPHSPPSPLPSHADPCGNEPRDLSVRCRVSVPPSGPQLGGGTRKAGKTTAQPAPSQPLPPLRPWRSGQRRLLYIIAGGQVGCFIYRPGSPADPSRQPKARPQVPSAAGQTEARGGPASGPQSPPLAPHPPPAARAAATHARVGPRSAHSPPRPRCHPATPQASGAKPAPPPAPASAWRLGACLSGVPHPLHPGGPLPPRPGELWGQISWQAGTAPRSGAESYCRGSDAAAGARERRGESQRGES, encoded by the exons AtgcagacagggaaactgaggctcagagatccCCAGGGGGCTGATTGCACCAGAGAGCCCTCCCCCAGCGCCTACTGTGTGCAGCGGGCAGTTGGCCGGGGCGGGTCAGGCAGTTCTCACTGCTCgtcccctcttccccctcccccgtcccccgcCGGACCTCTCCCACGAccggggaggaagtgggagaaatGGACAGGGAAAAAAAGTTGGGCTGAGCCAAcgcctccccactccccaccttcGCCCCTCCCAAGCCATGCAGACCCTTGCGGGAACGAACCGCGGGACCTAAGCGTCCGGTGCCGGGTCTCCGTCCCGCCCAGTGGCCCGCAGTTGGGTGGGGGAACTCGGAAAGCCGGGAAAACAACAGCCCAGCCCGCCCCTAGCCAACCCCTTCCCCCGCTACGCCCCTGGCGCAGCGGGCAGAGGCGACTCCTTTACATAATCGCAGGCGGGCAGGTTGGCTGTTTCATTTACAGACCCGGGAGCCCAGCGGACCCGAGCCGTCAACCCAAAGCCCGCCCCCAGGTCCCTTCCGCAGCTGGACAAACTGAGGCCCGGGGAGGGCCGGCGTCCGGCCCGCAGTCTCCACCCCtcgccccccacccacccccagcagcccGGGCAGCCGCGACCCACGCCCGCGTCGGTCCTCGCAGTGCGCAtagccctccccgcccccgctgccATCCTGCCACGCCCCAGGCGTCGGGGGCAAAGCCCGCGCCCCCCCCCGCACCCGCCTCTGCGTGGAGGCTGGGGGCCTGTTTATCTGgagtcccccaccccctccacccggGGGGCCCGCTCCCCCCGCGCCCCGGGGAGCTCTGGGGACAGATAAGCTGGCAGGCTGGCACGGCGCCGCGCAGCGGGGCGGAGAG TTACTGTAGGGGCAGTGACGCCGCCGCCGGAGCGAGGGAGCGAAGAGGGGAGAGCCAGCGAGGGGAGAGCTAG